A region from the Lycium barbarum isolate Lr01 chromosome 8, ASM1917538v2, whole genome shotgun sequence genome encodes:
- the LOC132605634 gene encoding probable WRKY transcription factor 21 isoform X1, whose product MFFGVERGEMEEIEEANKAAVETCHRVISILSSRTNDQNNQYMNLVRETGEAVHKFKKVVTLLNSTLGHARVRKSNKFKTPLPHNILVENPNCKIDDQTNALRLLPIDSPENRVPEMGSANVKCNLTLGTSSLELSSSSRNPLNFGQQMPFNNNNMPRVVPQVESGEGGVYADLTPPFGGVERLFPNQQTPLPSYNYLQQQQQQQQQQQRRFLLQQQQLKQPAEMMYKRSNSGVSLNFDSSTCTPTMSSTRSFLSSLSVDASIANGNSFHLIGSSHSADRSSFQHKRRCSGRGDEGSVKCGSSGRCHCSKKRKHRVKRSIKVPAVSSKLADIPADEYSWRKYGQKPIKGSPHPRGYYKCSSIRGCPARKHVERCLEDPSMLIVTYEGEHNHPMLPSQSANA is encoded by the exons atgTTTTTTGGGGTTGAGAGAGGTGAAATGGAGGAAATAGAAGAAGCTAACAAGGCTGCAGTTGAGACTTGTCATAGAGTGATTAGTATTTTATCATCTAGGACAAATGATCAGAATAATCAGTATATGAATTTAGTTAGAGAAACTGGTGAAGCTGTACACAAGTTCAAGAAAGTTGTCACTCTTTTGAATTCAACTTTAGGTCATGCAAGAGTGAGGAAATCGAACAAATTTAAGACCCCTTTGCCTCATAACATCCTTGTTGAAAACCCGAATTGCAAAATCGATGATCAGACAAACGCTCTTCGATTACTTCCTATCGATTCTCCTGAAAATCGAGTACCAGAGATGGGTAGTGCTAATGTGAAATGCAATCTGACTTTGGGAACTTCTTCTCTAGAATTAAGTTCAAGCAGCAGAAATCCGCTTAATTTTGGCCAACAAATGcctttcaacaacaacaacatgccccgTGTGGTCCCACAAGTCGAGTCTGGTGAGGGTGgcgtgtatgcagaccttacccctccCTTTGGTGGGGTAGAGAGGCTCTTTCCGAACCAACAAACACCTTTGCCAAGCTATAACTATCTtcaacagcagcaacaacaacaacaacaacaacaacggcgGTTTCTACTTCAGCAGCAGCAATTGAAACAGCCGGCCGAGATGATGTACAAGCGGAGCAATAGTGGCGTTAGTCTAAATTTTGATAGCTCGACATGCACTCCGACCATGTCTTCGACCAGATCTTTTTTATCCTCATTGAGTGTGGACGCTAGCATTGCTAATGGTAATAGCTTTCACTTAATTGGGTCTTCTCACTCTGCGGATCGGAGCTCGTTCCAACACAAGAGAAGGTGCTCTGGAAGGGGAGACGAGGGAAGTGTGAAATGTGGAAGCAGTGGGAGATGTCATTGTTCAAAGAAGAG GAAACACAGAGTAAAGAGATCAATCAAAGTACCTGCTGTAAGTAGCAAGCTAGCTGATATTCCTGCCGATGAATATTCTTGGAGAAAGTACGGACAAAAGCCGATCAAAGGTTCTCCACACCCTAG GGGATACTATAAATGTAGCAGCATAAGAGGCTGCCCTGCCCGGAAACATGTCGAGAGATGCTTGGAAGACCCTTCAATGCTTATCGTGACATACGAAGGTGAACATAATCATCCGATGTTGCCATCACAATCGGCTAATGCCTAA
- the LOC132605634 gene encoding probable WRKY transcription factor 21 isoform X2 — translation MFFGVERGEMEEIEEANKAAVETCHRVISILSSRTNDQNNQYMNLVRETGEAVHKFKKVVTLLNSTLGHARVRKSNKFKTPLPHNILVENPNCKIDDQTNALRLLPIDSPENRVPEMGSANVKCNLTLGTSSLELSSSSRNPLNFGQQMPFNNNNMPRVVPQVESGEGGVYADLTPPFGGVERLFPNQQTPLPSYNYLQQQQQQQQQQQRRFLLQQQQLKQPAEMMYKRSNSGVSLNFDSSTCTPTMSSTRSFLSSLSVDASIANGNSFHLIGSSHSADRSSFQHKRRCSGRGDEGSVKCGSSGRCHCSKKRKHRVKRSIKVPAVSSKLADIPADEYSWRKYGQKPIKGSPHPRIFGVIVTLSSCVIAFIEAQQPILASILSKFNAFLQGIL, via the exons atgTTTTTTGGGGTTGAGAGAGGTGAAATGGAGGAAATAGAAGAAGCTAACAAGGCTGCAGTTGAGACTTGTCATAGAGTGATTAGTATTTTATCATCTAGGACAAATGATCAGAATAATCAGTATATGAATTTAGTTAGAGAAACTGGTGAAGCTGTACACAAGTTCAAGAAAGTTGTCACTCTTTTGAATTCAACTTTAGGTCATGCAAGAGTGAGGAAATCGAACAAATTTAAGACCCCTTTGCCTCATAACATCCTTGTTGAAAACCCGAATTGCAAAATCGATGATCAGACAAACGCTCTTCGATTACTTCCTATCGATTCTCCTGAAAATCGAGTACCAGAGATGGGTAGTGCTAATGTGAAATGCAATCTGACTTTGGGAACTTCTTCTCTAGAATTAAGTTCAAGCAGCAGAAATCCGCTTAATTTTGGCCAACAAATGcctttcaacaacaacaacatgccccgTGTGGTCCCACAAGTCGAGTCTGGTGAGGGTGgcgtgtatgcagaccttacccctccCTTTGGTGGGGTAGAGAGGCTCTTTCCGAACCAACAAACACCTTTGCCAAGCTATAACTATCTtcaacagcagcaacaacaacaacaacaacaacaacggcgGTTTCTACTTCAGCAGCAGCAATTGAAACAGCCGGCCGAGATGATGTACAAGCGGAGCAATAGTGGCGTTAGTCTAAATTTTGATAGCTCGACATGCACTCCGACCATGTCTTCGACCAGATCTTTTTTATCCTCATTGAGTGTGGACGCTAGCATTGCTAATGGTAATAGCTTTCACTTAATTGGGTCTTCTCACTCTGCGGATCGGAGCTCGTTCCAACACAAGAGAAGGTGCTCTGGAAGGGGAGACGAGGGAAGTGTGAAATGTGGAAGCAGTGGGAGATGTCATTGTTCAAAGAAGAG GAAACACAGAGTAAAGAGATCAATCAAAGTACCTGCTGTAAGTAGCAAGCTAGCTGATATTCCTGCCGATGAATATTCTTGGAGAAAGTACGGACAAAAGCCGATCAAAGGTTCTCCACACCCTAG GATCTTTGGTGTGATAGTGACTCTATCGAGTTGTGTAATTGCTTTTATTGAGGCACAACAACCAATTCTTGCTTCGATTTTGAGCAAGTTTAATGCATTTCTGCAGGGGATACTATAA